One part of the Cystobacter ferrugineus genome encodes these proteins:
- a CDS encoding Mov34/MPN/PAD-1 family protein → MGEALLPDDLSDVVRHLESAWPREGCGVLLRAGLTGPWRCRPLRNVQDSLHEEDPVRFPRTSRTAYAFDPREWLGVLLEAEARGEVVACVYHSHVDGLADFSAEDFRQAAPDGEPLLPGVSYLVMAVRAGRVTAASLSRWEAGDFRSWTLGSTKIP, encoded by the coding sequence GTGGGCGAGGCGCTCCTGCCGGATGACCTGAGCGACGTCGTCCGCCACCTGGAGTCCGCCTGGCCGCGGGAGGGCTGTGGGGTGTTGCTGCGCGCGGGGCTCACGGGTCCCTGGCGGTGCCGCCCCCTGCGCAACGTCCAGGACTCACTCCATGAGGAGGACCCGGTGCGCTTTCCTCGCACCTCCCGGACCGCTTACGCTTTTGATCCGCGCGAGTGGCTCGGTGTCCTCCTGGAGGCCGAGGCGCGGGGAGAGGTGGTGGCGTGTGTGTACCACTCCCATGTGGACGGCCTGGCGGATTTTTCCGCTGAGGATTTCCGCCAGGCGGCTCCGGACGGCGAGCCCCTGCTGCCGGGGGTGAGCTACCTGGTGATGGCGGTGAGGGCGGGGCGCGTCACGGCCGCGTCACTCTCGCGCTGGGAGGCGGGCGATTTTCGCTCCTGGACGCTCGGCTCCACGAAAATCCCCTGA
- a CDS encoding MoaD/ThiS family protein encodes MAMVRIPSAWRGLAGRQGEVRVPGATVGEVLEHLGRLHPELGARVLDERGAVRRYVNVFLNDEDIRFLAELATPVADADRLTLIPAMAGG; translated from the coding sequence ATGGCCATGGTCCGCATCCCCTCCGCCTGGCGCGGCCTCGCGGGAAGACAGGGCGAAGTGCGCGTCCCGGGCGCCACCGTGGGCGAGGTGCTCGAGCACCTGGGCCGGCTGCACCCGGAGCTGGGCGCGCGGGTGCTCGACGAGCGGGGCGCGGTGCGGCGCTACGTCAACGTGTTCCTCAACGACGAGGACATCCGCTTCCTGGCGGAGCTGGCCACGCCCGTGGCGGACGCGGACCGCCTCACCCTCATTCCGGCCATGGCGGGCGGGTAG
- a CDS encoding sensor histidine kinase translates to MEPVVGLDHTTPESHRRARVRAVLERRNLTDNVSAEQAAASWEQERFVTRARVLFYARLMFLTLGLAILAVPRWSIYFGLLGPLSFAGYFAMLLYSVANFLVIDHPKAGRWVTYVTLCLDVVIMVVVLAKPQVGGGFQSPLLATQLLFTTLFALLFPKPLAIVPSLLALPVILRLDLLLDREVSAIEVLTLFWYLGLNVIIIYVLSYLNDRETAAHREVVEMQSDLKEMALVEERSRLAREIHDGLGASLSSMIIQTEYILGLAQGGPLRAEIQELKSNAEESIEELRRSLQMMREDFELAQGLEEYVKTFQQRTQLNVRFERSGLPRQLAPDAQLALFRILQECLTNAAKHAEPQQVEVHLDYDPERTHLLVRDDGKGFDPQHPPRGHYGLLNMHERAMKLGATLLVDSAPGKGTRVSFSLPSRP, encoded by the coding sequence ATGGAACCCGTCGTCGGCCTCGATCACACCACTCCCGAGTCGCACCGGCGCGCCCGGGTGCGCGCGGTGCTCGAGCGGCGCAACCTCACGGACAACGTCTCCGCCGAGCAGGCCGCCGCCTCCTGGGAGCAGGAGCGCTTCGTCACCCGGGCCCGCGTCCTCTTCTACGCGCGGCTCATGTTCCTCACCCTGGGCCTGGCCATCCTCGCGGTGCCCCGCTGGTCCATCTACTTCGGACTGCTGGGCCCCCTGTCCTTCGCCGGCTACTTCGCGATGCTGCTCTACAGCGTCGCCAACTTCCTCGTCATCGACCATCCCAAGGCGGGCCGGTGGGTCACCTACGTCACGCTCTGCCTCGACGTGGTCATCATGGTCGTCGTGCTCGCCAAGCCCCAGGTGGGCGGTGGCTTCCAGAGCCCGCTGCTCGCCACCCAGCTTCTCTTCACCACCCTCTTCGCCCTCCTCTTCCCCAAGCCCCTGGCGATCGTCCCCTCGCTGCTCGCGCTGCCCGTCATCCTCCGGTTGGATCTGCTGCTCGACCGGGAGGTGTCCGCCATCGAGGTGCTCACCCTCTTCTGGTACCTGGGCCTCAACGTCATCATCATCTACGTGCTGTCCTACCTGAATGATCGCGAGACGGCCGCCCACCGCGAGGTGGTGGAGATGCAGTCGGATCTCAAGGAGATGGCCCTCGTCGAGGAGCGCAGCCGGCTGGCGCGGGAGATCCACGATGGGCTGGGCGCCTCGCTCTCCTCGATGATCATCCAGACGGAGTACATCCTCGGACTCGCCCAGGGCGGGCCCCTGCGCGCGGAGATCCAGGAGCTCAAGAGCAACGCCGAGGAGTCCATCGAGGAACTGCGCCGCAGCCTGCAGATGATGCGCGAGGACTTCGAGCTGGCCCAGGGGCTCGAGGAGTACGTGAAGACGTTCCAGCAGCGCACCCAGCTCAACGTCCGCTTCGAGCGCAGCGGCCTGCCGCGCCAGCTCGCGCCGGATGCCCAGCTCGCCCTCTTCCGCATCCTCCAGGAATGCCTCACCAACGCCGCCAAGCACGCCGAGCCCCAGCAGGTGGAGGTGCACCTGGACTACGATCCCGAGCGCACCCACCTGCTCGTGCGCGATGACGGCAAGGGCTTCGATCCGCAGCACCCCCCCCGTGGCCACTACGGCCTGCTCAACATGCACGAGCGGGCCATGAAGCTCGGTGCCACCCTCCTCGTGGACTCGGCGCCCGGCAAGGGCACCCGCGTCTCCTTCTCCCTCCCCTCCCGCCCATGA
- a CDS encoding response regulator yields MTEASTESPIRVLVVEDQKLILKSQLKLFEGRQELEIVGTALSGEAALEEVPRCEPHVLLLDLGLPRMSGIDVTRHVKANWPQVEILIFTIFEEEDKVLEAVKAGASGYLLKGTPVDKIIEAIKEVRAGGSVIQPSLARRMLRHFRVSPEPVAPASPPSAPAPTPASSKPPEVDAGGPPTKPLSDREKEILQLIAKGVSNNEAAQVLSISKATIRTHLEHIYRKLEVTNRTEAVTEGIRKGIISV; encoded by the coding sequence ATGACCGAAGCGAGCACCGAGTCCCCCATCCGCGTTCTCGTCGTCGAGGACCAGAAGCTCATCCTCAAGAGCCAGCTCAAGCTGTTCGAGGGCCGCCAGGAGCTGGAGATCGTCGGCACCGCGCTCTCGGGCGAGGCCGCGCTCGAGGAGGTGCCGCGCTGTGAGCCCCATGTGCTGCTCTTGGACCTGGGCCTGCCGCGCATGAGCGGCATCGACGTCACGCGCCACGTCAAGGCGAACTGGCCCCAGGTGGAGATCCTCATCTTCACCATCTTCGAGGAGGAGGACAAAGTGCTCGAGGCGGTGAAGGCCGGCGCCTCGGGCTACCTGCTCAAGGGCACGCCCGTCGACAAGATCATCGAGGCCATCAAGGAGGTGCGCGCCGGAGGCTCCGTCATCCAGCCGAGCCTCGCGCGCCGCATGCTGCGCCACTTCCGCGTGAGCCCGGAGCCCGTGGCGCCCGCGAGCCCTCCGTCCGCCCCGGCGCCCACCCCGGCTTCGTCCAAGCCGCCCGAGGTCGACGCCGGGGGGCCTCCGACGAAGCCCCTGTCGGACCGGGAGAAGGAGATCCTCCAGCTCATCGCCAAGGGCGTGTCCAACAACGAGGCGGCCCAGGTGCTCTCCATCTCCAAGGCCACCATCCGCACCCACCTGGAGCACATCTACCGCAAGCTCGAGGTCACCAACCGCACCGAGGCCGTCACCGAGGGCATCCGCAAGGGCATCATCTCGGTGTGA